The window GAGTTTCTTCGTCAGTTCAATCCCACCATAGAAGAGGCCATCCGTTACGCCGCGCAACAATCCAAGCGCCAATTCATCGATGCCATCCATGCCGGATAAGCCAACCATTCCCGTCAAGTTCTACCGCCCACACCGCGACTGGTGGGTATACCTTTTCTCTTTTTTGTTTGTAGCAATTTTCCTTGGTGGAGTCCCGCTTGTCCTTTGGCAGGCGGACATTGCGGTATGGCAGCGAGCCTGTATGGCGGGAGTTGCACTCCTGCTCGTTATTAGTACTATCGATAAAGTGTACTTTACGGTGTATGAGCTGGGTGAGGAGGCGTTGGTGATCCACAGTCAGTTGCGACGGGCCGCCATCCCATACCGGGATATGCAGGAAATTTCTCCCACAGGGTTTAAGGCACTCTTTTCCACCAAGCGACGGAAGCGGTTTGCCTTTTCTCGTCATAACATGACCATAAAGGTGACTAATGCATACTGGGACGAAATCTCGGTGAGCCCGTACAACGTCAGTAGTTTCCTTGACCACCTTCTCAGTAAAATAGACCATGAGCGTTCCCGTAGGGCAACGGTGAGCCGGAAGAAATAACCGACAGAGCTATGCGTGGAATTATTATTTGTGCCGTCCTGGCGTGTATCGCCATTATTGGTTCAGCCATTCTTTTTACCCTCAACAGCTCCGGGGGCGGCCCGCGTGTGGTGCCTATGCACAGCTCGTATGAGCAGCGCGTGGCTGATGGGTACTGGAAGAAGGGGGCAGAGCAACCCAAGGTGACCTTCTTGGAATATTTGGATTTCCAGTGTGTACCCTGT of the Verrucomicrobiia bacterium genome contains:
- a CDS encoding PH domain-containing protein gives rise to the protein MPDKPTIPVKFYRPHRDWWVYLFSFLFVAIFLGGVPLVLWQADIAVWQRACMAGVALLLVISTIDKVYFTVYELGEEALVIHSQLRRAAIPYRDMQEISPTGFKALFSTKRRKRFAFSRHNMTIKVTNAYWDEISVSPYNVSSFLDHLLSKIDHERSRRATVSRKK